Proteins encoded within one genomic window of Streptomyces sp. NBC_00523:
- a CDS encoding ABC transporter ATP-binding protein, protein MLELTGLTAGYHGGTVLHGLDLSVPAGTVHAVVGHNGAGKTTLVHTVAGLMRPDAGTVRLAGRDLTGQPAHRIARAGIGLVPQGRRVFANLSVAEHLRLSHRPPRRGDASRPSVWTPERVLELLPRLGERRGNRGTDLSGGEQQMLALARALLGSPSVLLLDEPTEGLAPALVRQVHDLVTTLAEEGIAVLLVSPSPATAAGCADTLTVLTSGRVALRLDGAEARKDPTALHAALELAPTGV, encoded by the coding sequence ATGCTCGAACTCACGGGCCTGACCGCGGGCTACCACGGCGGCACGGTCCTCCACGGCCTCGACCTTTCCGTGCCCGCCGGGACGGTGCACGCCGTCGTCGGCCACAACGGCGCGGGCAAGACGACGCTCGTCCACACCGTCGCCGGTCTGATGCGCCCGGACGCGGGCACCGTACGGCTGGCCGGCCGCGACCTGACCGGGCAGCCGGCGCACCGGATCGCCCGCGCCGGGATCGGCCTCGTGCCGCAGGGCCGCCGGGTCTTCGCGAACCTCAGCGTCGCCGAGCACCTGCGCCTCTCGCACCGCCCGCCGCGCCGGGGCGACGCCTCGCGGCCCAGTGTGTGGACGCCCGAGCGGGTGCTGGAGCTGCTGCCGAGGCTGGGTGAGCGCCGGGGGAACCGGGGCACGGACCTGTCGGGCGGGGAGCAGCAGATGCTGGCCCTGGCCCGGGCGCTGCTCGGTTCGCCGAGCGTGCTGCTGCTCGACGAGCCGACGGAGGGCCTGGCGCCCGCCCTGGTCCGTCAGGTGCACGACCTGGTGACGACGCTGGCCGAGGAGGGCATCGCCGTACTCCTGGTGTCGCCGAGCCCGGCGACGGCGGCCGGATGCGCGGACACGCTCACGGTCCTGACGTCGGGGCGGGTGGCGCTGCGGCTGGACGGGGCGGAGGCCCGCAAGGACCCGACGGCCCTGCACGCGGCGCTGGAGCTCGCGCCGACCGGCGTCTGA
- a CDS encoding ABC transporter ATP-binding protein produces the protein MTPEAAEPVPVLDLDHLTRRYGSLTAVDDVALRLPPGARHAVIGPNGAGKTTLLNLIAGTDRPDRGTIALNGTDVTRASTAKRSRLGIARSFQQPSVIGELTVLDNIVLAGWAHHPKRRGAWRSPSRYRLHTESAGQHLETVGLAHLAHRPASELSHGQRRMLDLAAALAGDPRLLLLDEPAAGLTDGDIGRLLSILGALPASVAVVLVEHHVEVVAQVATSVTVLAAGRVLVTGPTGEALAHPEVRDAYQNTAPVRPLAGSPEARG, from the coding sequence ATGACGCCCGAAGCCGCAGAGCCGGTCCCCGTGCTGGACCTCGACCACCTGACCCGCCGGTACGGCAGCCTCACCGCCGTGGACGACGTCGCGCTGCGGCTGCCCCCGGGCGCCCGGCACGCCGTCATCGGGCCCAACGGCGCGGGCAAGACGACCCTGCTCAACCTCATCGCCGGCACCGACCGGCCCGACCGGGGCACGATCGCGCTGAACGGTACGGACGTCACCCGGGCGTCCACCGCGAAGCGCAGTCGGCTCGGCATCGCGCGCAGCTTCCAGCAGCCGTCCGTCATCGGTGAACTGACGGTCCTGGACAACATCGTGCTGGCCGGGTGGGCGCACCACCCGAAGCGCCGGGGTGCCTGGCGCAGCCCGTCCCGCTACCGGCTGCACACCGAGTCGGCGGGGCAGCACCTGGAGACCGTCGGCCTCGCGCACCTGGCGCACCGGCCCGCCTCGGAGCTCTCGCACGGGCAGCGGCGCATGCTGGACCTGGCCGCGGCCCTGGCGGGCGATCCGCGGCTGCTGCTCCTGGACGAGCCGGCGGCCGGGCTGACCGACGGCGACATCGGCCGGCTGCTCTCCATCCTGGGGGCGCTGCCCGCGAGCGTGGCGGTCGTCCTGGTCGAGCACCACGTCGAGGTCGTCGCCCAGGTCGCCACGTCGGTGACCGTGCTGGCGGCCGGGCGGGTGCTGGTGACCGGGCCGACCGGGGAGGCGCTCGCCCACCCGGAGGTCCGCGACGCGTACCAGAACACGGCGCCGGTGAGGCCCCTCGCCGGCAGCCCCGAAGCGAGAGGGTGA
- a CDS encoding FAD-dependent monooxygenase yields the protein MRGGSIAVVGGSIAGCAAALAVARAGADRVTVFERADAELRDRGVGIALQSDRYEELREAGYVAPEMPWAPLTRRVWSVRDGDAPHGRGFGQQPFPFRAYNWGSLWSELRSRVPEGVDYRSGAVVAAVEPADDGVTLRLADGHEERFDLVIGADGYRSVVREAMFPGISPEYAGYIGWRGASEDVEGLPSDGLDAHNIVFPGGHCMIYRIPDGTGGHRLNWVLYTTPPQDGGLHPDLRTPTSLPPGRLNSELTDWLRALVAEHFPPFWADKVLGTPAGTTFIQPIYDLAVPHYTSGRMALVGDAASVSRPHVGAGSVKALQDATALEAAWTAGDSWKDVLERYDAGRGPVGSAMVALARRMGSTQVENTPDWSAMGQPEFDAWWQDQNSGSDRSSGFGGHSLKAK from the coding sequence ATGCGTGGAGGCAGCATCGCCGTGGTCGGCGGGAGCATAGCGGGGTGTGCCGCGGCCCTGGCCGTGGCACGCGCCGGAGCGGACCGGGTCACCGTCTTCGAGCGCGCCGACGCCGAACTCCGGGACCGGGGCGTCGGAATCGCCCTCCAGAGCGACCGCTACGAGGAGCTGAGAGAGGCCGGATACGTAGCCCCCGAGATGCCCTGGGCGCCGCTGACCCGGCGGGTGTGGAGCGTACGGGACGGAGACGCGCCGCACGGCCGGGGCTTCGGGCAGCAGCCGTTCCCGTTCCGCGCCTACAACTGGGGTTCGCTGTGGAGCGAGCTGCGCAGCCGGGTGCCCGAGGGCGTCGACTACCGCTCCGGCGCCGTCGTCGCCGCCGTGGAGCCGGCCGACGACGGGGTGACGCTGCGGCTCGCCGACGGCCACGAGGAGCGGTTCGACCTCGTGATCGGCGCCGACGGCTACCGCTCCGTGGTCCGCGAGGCCATGTTCCCCGGCATCAGCCCCGAGTACGCCGGTTACATCGGCTGGCGCGGCGCGTCCGAGGACGTCGAGGGGCTGCCCTCGGACGGGCTCGACGCCCACAACATCGTCTTCCCCGGCGGCCACTGCATGATCTACCGCATCCCGGACGGCACCGGCGGCCACCGCCTCAACTGGGTGCTCTACACCACGCCCCCGCAGGACGGCGGCCTCCACCCGGACCTGCGCACCCCCACCTCGCTCCCGCCCGGCCGCCTCAACTCCGAGCTGACCGACTGGCTGCGCGCGCTGGTCGCGGAGCACTTCCCGCCCTTCTGGGCCGACAAGGTGCTCGGCACGCCCGCCGGGACCACCTTCATCCAGCCCATCTACGACCTGGCCGTCCCGCACTACACCTCGGGCCGCATGGCGCTCGTCGGCGACGCCGCCAGCGTCTCCCGTCCGCACGTCGGCGCGGGCAGCGTGAAGGCGCTCCAGGACGCCACCGCCCTGGAGGCCGCCTGGACCGCCGGGGACAGCTGGAAGGACGTCCTTGAGCGCTACGACGCCGGCCGCGGCCCGGTCGGCTCCGCGATGGTCGCCCTCGCGCGCCGCATGGGCAGCACCCAGGTCGAGAACACCCCGGACTGGTCGGCCATGGGCCAGCCCGAGTTCGACGCCTGGTGGCAGGACCAGAACAGCGGCTCCGACCGCAGCAGCGGCTTCGGCGGCCACAGCCTGAAGGCCAAGTAG
- a CDS encoding roadblock/LC7 domain-containing protein yields the protein MSDTHANTLGWLLDEQLGSVEGVRYAVLMSGDGLLKARTRTISQEDGEKLAALTASLRASGRAWDEFTGGQGVRQQLIESVSTIGLTTAAGHHTMLSVVTTGPHADVGLISHHMALLVVRLGEQLGTRERTPVLQPDGGPAA from the coding sequence ATGTCGGACACGCACGCGAACACCCTGGGCTGGCTGCTGGACGAGCAGCTCGGATCGGTGGAGGGCGTCCGGTACGCCGTGCTGATGAGCGGCGACGGGCTGCTGAAGGCGCGGACGCGCACCATCAGCCAGGAGGACGGCGAGAAGCTGGCCGCCCTGACCGCGTCGCTGCGCGCCTCGGGCCGCGCCTGGGACGAGTTCACCGGCGGGCAGGGCGTGCGCCAGCAGCTGATCGAGTCCGTGTCGACCATCGGGCTGACCACGGCGGCCGGACACCACACGATGCTGTCCGTCGTCACCACGGGCCCGCACGCCGACGTCGGCCTGATCAGCCACCACATGGCCCTGCTGGTCGTCCGCCTGGGCGAGCAGCTGGGCACCAGGGAGCGCACGCCGGTGCTCCAGCCGGACGGGGGCCCCGCCGCATGA
- a CDS encoding DUF742 domain-containing protein yields the protein MVRPYVRTGGRVRPDRDVRLESVVVAAPGPAGELGPDARRVMSLFAVGRGGLAVADIAAALQLPPSTVRIIVSSLMDSGHLASPAPAAGDQPRNDLLQKVLDGLRELV from the coding sequence ATGGTCAGGCCCTATGTCCGTACGGGCGGCCGGGTCCGCCCCGACCGGGATGTACGCCTGGAGAGCGTGGTCGTCGCCGCGCCGGGCCCGGCCGGTGAGCTGGGGCCCGACGCGCGGCGGGTGATGAGCCTGTTCGCGGTGGGGCGGGGCGGTCTGGCCGTCGCGGACATCGCGGCCGCGCTCCAGCTGCCGCCCTCCACCGTCCGGATCATCGTGTCCTCCCTGATGGACAGCGGCCATCTGGCCAGCCCGGCCCCCGCCGCCGGTGACCAGCCCCGAAACGACCTCCTCCAGAAGGTGCTCGATGGACTCCGAGAACTGGTCTGA
- a CDS encoding GTP-binding protein: protein MDSENWSDASNGVTYVPATVTQSAKIVIAGGFGVGKTTFIGSVSEVRPLRMEEPITEDSVGVDDLRGVPDKTTTTVGMDFGRIHLAGGALALYLFGLPGQVRFQPLWEDLAHGALGCLVLADTRDLDASHEALGLLEDQGIPYAVAINVFPDAPGYGLAEIREALALDPETPLTTCDARDRTSCVYALITLTEHLAAQRSALSLEPTS, encoded by the coding sequence ATGGACTCCGAGAACTGGTCTGACGCCTCGAACGGCGTCACGTACGTACCGGCGACGGTGACCCAGTCCGCCAAGATCGTGATCGCCGGTGGCTTCGGCGTCGGCAAGACGACCTTCATCGGCAGCGTCTCGGAGGTCCGGCCGCTGCGGATGGAGGAGCCGATCACCGAGGACAGCGTCGGCGTGGACGATCTGCGCGGGGTGCCGGACAAGACGACGACGACCGTGGGCATGGACTTCGGTCGCATCCACCTGGCCGGCGGTGCCCTCGCCCTCTATCTGTTCGGCCTGCCCGGCCAGGTGCGGTTCCAGCCTCTGTGGGAGGACCTGGCGCACGGCGCGCTCGGCTGCCTGGTACTGGCCGACACCCGCGACCTGGACGCGAGCCACGAGGCGCTGGGGCTCCTGGAGGACCAGGGCATTCCGTACGCGGTCGCGATCAACGTGTTCCCGGACGCGCCCGGTTACGGCCTCGCCGAGATCCGCGAGGCCCTGGCACTGGACCCGGAGACGCCCCTGACCACCTGTGACGCCCGGGACCGTACCTCCTGCGTGTACGCCCTGATCACGCTCACGGAACACCTCGCCGCACAACGCTCGGCCCTCTCCCTGGAGCCCACGTCATGA
- a CDS encoding branched-chain amino acid ABC transporter permease yields the protein MDLLDAHLVPAVDGVAYGLLLFVVAAGLSLAFGTAGVLNLSHGMLYAIGAYTGAELSDGTWGGLALGLAAGTAAAALAGAGLSAATVPLARRGHLAQALLTFGIALVGGDLLIQFFGADELPVRVPGALDSSVHLLGHRYPAYRLCFIAMAVVLAAFGTWVLTRTRVGAAVRASADDPQMLAATGHNPRAVHTGVLAAAGALAGAAGVLGAPIIGPGPGTSENVLMLSLVVVVLGGLRSLWATFAAAVAVGEVQTLGVSVLPDLAPYLLFAAMAAVLVFRSRFTEPEAHEERGPSADPVSRLRKLLAARWENRPRAAAAPAPAAPARLGAWLHSAGWRQAVPLLVLLAVLFALPGMLDSYSISLAGSALALGLLAVSVTVLTGYAGLPTLGQTAPFAVGAYATANLADAGWTVGPVQIVLSALAAAVFSAVTGPAVIRARGTTVLMITLAVGELTSAVINQVKSLTGGADGLVGFPATRALWGGEGMTEERELYVYAAVVAVVAVALTLLVLRSPAGKLLTGTRGAEARMRASGHPVGRYLLVAHICAGALAGVGGSLMVTVQQYLSPADVGFEIAAFALLAVVIGGTTSVIGALLGAGLIVFTRDWVAGSWPGHGPLLLGALFIAAVYLLPRGLAGLRLFTGRPAPAASTVSPAGKVSP from the coding sequence ATGGATCTGCTCGATGCCCACCTCGTGCCGGCGGTGGACGGCGTGGCCTACGGGCTGCTGCTGTTCGTCGTCGCCGCCGGCCTGAGTCTCGCGTTCGGCACGGCCGGCGTACTGAACCTCTCGCACGGCATGCTGTACGCGATCGGTGCCTACACCGGCGCCGAGCTGAGCGACGGAACGTGGGGCGGCCTCGCCCTCGGGCTCGCGGCCGGAACGGCGGCCGCGGCCCTCGCCGGGGCGGGGCTCTCCGCCGCCACGGTTCCGCTCGCCCGGCGTGGGCATCTGGCGCAGGCCCTGCTGACGTTCGGGATCGCCCTCGTCGGCGGGGACCTGCTGATCCAGTTCTTCGGGGCGGACGAGCTGCCGGTGCGCGTCCCCGGCGCGCTCGACTCCTCGGTCCACCTGCTGGGCCACCGCTACCCCGCCTACCGGCTCTGCTTCATCGCCATGGCCGTCGTCCTGGCGGCCTTCGGTACGTGGGTGCTCACCCGGACCCGGGTGGGCGCGGCGGTCCGCGCGTCGGCGGACGACCCCCAGATGCTCGCCGCCACCGGCCACAACCCCCGCGCCGTGCACACCGGAGTGCTCGCGGCGGCGGGCGCGCTGGCCGGTGCGGCGGGCGTCCTCGGGGCGCCGATCATCGGCCCCGGGCCCGGCACCTCCGAGAACGTGCTGATGCTGTCCCTCGTGGTCGTCGTCCTCGGCGGGCTGCGCTCGCTGTGGGCGACGTTCGCCGCGGCGGTCGCCGTGGGCGAGGTCCAGACCCTGGGCGTCTCGGTGCTGCCGGACCTGGCGCCGTATCTGCTGTTCGCCGCGATGGCGGCGGTGCTGGTGTTCCGCTCCCGCTTCACGGAGCCGGAGGCGCACGAGGAGCGGGGTCCGTCCGCCGACCCGGTCTCCCGGCTGCGCAAGCTCCTCGCCGCCCGGTGGGAGAACCGGCCGCGCGCGGCCGCGGCGCCCGCTCCGGCGGCCCCCGCCCGGCTCGGCGCCTGGCTGCACTCGGCCGGGTGGCGGCAGGCCGTGCCGCTGCTCGTGCTGCTCGCCGTGCTCTTCGCGCTCCCGGGGATGCTCGACTCGTACAGCATCTCGCTGGCCGGGTCCGCCCTGGCGCTCGGACTGCTCGCGGTCAGCGTCACCGTGCTGACCGGGTACGCCGGTCTGCCCACGCTCGGGCAGACCGCCCCGTTCGCCGTCGGCGCGTACGCCACCGCCAACCTGGCCGACGCCGGATGGACGGTGGGCCCGGTCCAGATCGTCCTGTCGGCGCTCGCGGCCGCCGTGTTCTCGGCGGTGACCGGACCCGCGGTCATCCGCGCCCGGGGCACGACCGTGCTGATGATCACCCTGGCGGTGGGCGAGCTGACCAGTGCGGTGATCAACCAGGTCAAGTCCCTGACGGGCGGCGCCGACGGGCTGGTCGGCTTCCCGGCCACCCGGGCGCTGTGGGGCGGCGAGGGCATGACCGAGGAGCGCGAGCTTTACGTGTACGCGGCGGTCGTCGCGGTCGTCGCCGTCGCCCTCACCCTGCTCGTGCTGCGCTCCCCGGCCGGCAAGCTGCTGACCGGCACCCGGGGCGCCGAGGCGCGGATGCGCGCGTCCGGACACCCCGTGGGGCGCTATCTCCTGGTGGCCCACATCTGCGCGGGCGCGCTCGCCGGGGTGGGCGGGTCCCTCATGGTCACCGTGCAGCAGTACCTCTCCCCCGCCGACGTCGGCTTCGAGATCGCCGCGTTCGCGCTGCTCGCGGTCGTCATCGGCGGTACGACGTCGGTCATCGGCGCCCTGCTCGGCGCCGGGCTGATCGTGTTCACCCGGGACTGGGTCGCCGGTTCCTGGCCCGGCCACGGGCCGCTGCTGCTCGGGGCGCTGTTCATCGCCGCCGTGTACCTGCTGCCGCGCGGCCTGGCCGGTCTGCGCCTCTTCACCGGCCGCCCCGCGCCCGCCGCGTCCACCGTGTCCCCCGCCGGGAAGGTCTCCCCATGA